One part of the Paramormyrops kingsleyae isolate MSU_618 chromosome 2, PKINGS_0.4, whole genome shotgun sequence genome encodes these proteins:
- the zfand5a gene encoding AN1-type zinc finger protein 5a, with product MAQETNQSPVPLLCSTGCGFYGNARTNGMCSVCYKEHLTRQQSSGRMSPMGSTGSATSSPTADAAAIQRLESTLSNSDVSSISVADTSRSTSAASLPVTQQMTEMSISREDKVTSPKTDPVEPVVTQPTPSTSHSSSSGSDDAKAPEVPKTKKNRCFMCRKKVGLTGFDCRCGNLFCGLHRYSDKHNCPYDYKAEAAAKIRKENPVVVADKIQRI from the exons ATGGCCCAGGAGACAAACCAGAGCCCAGTGCCCCTGCTGTGTTCCACTGGCTGCGGCTTTTATGGTAATGCCAGGACAAACGGAATGTGCTCCGTCTGCTACAAGGAGCATCTCACCAGACAGCAGAGTAGTGGAAGAATGAGCCCCATGGGCTCAACAG GTAGTGCAACCAGCAGCCCCACGGCAGATGCTGCAGCCATCCAAAGACTAGAATCTACCCTAAGTAACTCAGACGTTTCATCCATCTCTGTCGCAGACACATCTAG AAGTACATCTGCAGCATCTCTGCCAGTAACGCAACAAATGACAGAAATGAGCATTTCTCGTGAGGACAAAGTCACATCGCCAAAGACCGACCCTGTGGAGCCAG TTGTCACCCAGCCCACTCCCTCTACCTCCCACTCGAGCTCTTCAGGTAGTGATGATGCCAAGGCCCCAGAAGTTCCTAAAACCAAGAAGAACAGATGTTTCATGTGCAGAAAGAAGGTTGGCTTAACAG GCTTTGACTGTCGGTGTGGAAACCTGTTCTGTGGATTGCACCGTTACTCGGACAAACACAACTGCCCATATGATTACAAGGCGGAAGCGGCTGCCAAAATCAGGAAGGAGAACCCTGTTGTAGTGGCCGACAAAATCCAGAGAATATAA